One Nostoc sp. UHCC 0302 DNA window includes the following coding sequences:
- a CDS encoding bluetail domain-containing putative surface protein produces MSSTTTYIYDSNGNLTSEKIDNNSDGLAESVITYNLISSSSDHDGNDQLENVTTYVYNADGKLISSSSDGNGDGTVDSIELNTYDTNGNLILVTRDSNNDGVFEFVSTSTYDLKGNLISETTDPTYSGKQVTTYTYDPKDNLTSVSSDSDSEDTYEQAISYTYDANSRLIDNPSPGASSTAAYDANGSLTSSSFIDGEGSTDSTYTYDNNGRLATQRTEQLYRYGFDVNTSTYSYDTEGNLTAVNSVGDINGDINGSFTNNTKSIYSYDADGNLISQSDKSVARGSINYIYKSVTTYTYDSEGNRTSKTSSSDYDDGISEYATATITTYDANGNQTSFSYDSNGDGIVDSFSTSTYNADGNVISGSTDSNNNDGKVDSTVSLTYDANSNLISYSTDSNNDSKVDSVTIYSYDANGNRTSESQDSNADGTVDYVYNTIYDRTVTTQDTDGDGTADAVTTYKYNAKGQLISEQTDNNKDGIIDAFTAYRYDAGGKLTTKRFDAGNDGTIDTVTTYGYDANGKLISEQFDSKIDGLSDTLTTYAYNALGNLATKTVDAGIVDGQLVSVTTYNYDTTGKLISEKIDENNDGVTDTLVSYIYGDKGRLVAKTIDDNAVEGLTLNGSSGNDELIGDAGNDQISGGDGNDELLGLAGNDKIFGGNGNDDLVGFDGYDQLVGGNGNDQLSGFDGNDQLKGGNGSDTLIGGEGGDILTGGNRSDRFVFENLTDSLLSNFDAITDLKIGIDIIDAPNAVNALNVEQFGTIRTLNESKIQTLLDTTSFVANQAATFTLGVATHPDLGLRTFLAVNDSTNGFDAKTDSIIEITGYSGNLGALSIV; encoded by the coding sequence ATGTCATCTACTACAACATATATTTACGACAGTAACGGCAATCTCACCAGTGAGAAAATTGATAACAATAGTGATGGACTAGCAGAATCAGTAATTACTTATAATCTCATTTCCTCTAGCTCTGACCATGATGGCAATGATCAGCTTGAAAATGTTACGACCTACGTTTACAATGCCGACGGCAAGCTAATATCTTCTAGCTCTGACGGAAATGGCGACGGCACGGTTGACTCTATAGAACTCAATACCTATGATACCAACGGCAACTTGATATTAGTTACCCGAGACTCAAATAACGATGGTGTATTTGAGTTTGTTTCCACTTCTACCTATGATCTTAAGGGCAACTTAATATCAGAAACTACTGATCCAACTTATAGTGGTAAGCAAGTCACTACTTATACCTATGATCCAAAAGATAACCTCACATCTGTAAGTTCCGACTCTGATAGTGAAGATACGTACGAACAAGCAATTAGCTATACTTATGATGCTAATAGTAGACTGATAGATAACCCTAGCCCTGGCGCTTCTTCTACCGCTGCATACGATGCTAACGGTAGTCTAACATCTAGCTCCTTTATTGATGGTGAAGGTAGTACAGACTCCACTTATACTTACGATAACAATGGTAGACTAGCAACCCAAAGAACCGAACAACTTTACAGATATGGCTTTGATGTAAATACATCTACCTATAGTTATGATACCGAAGGTAATCTGACAGCCGTCAACTCTGTAGGTGATATTAATGGTGATATTAATGGCAGCTTCACAAATAACACCAAATCTATTTATAGCTACGATGCTGACGGTAACTTGATATCCCAAAGCGATAAATCAGTTGCACGCGGCTCTATAAATTATATTTATAAATCTGTTACAACCTATACCTATGATTCTGAAGGCAACCGCACATCTAAAACCTCTAGCTCTGATTATGATGACGGTATCAGTGAATATGCCACTGCCACTATCACTACCTATGATGCTAACGGTAACCAGACATCTTTTAGCTATGACTCTAATGGCGACGGCATAGTTGATTCTTTCTCTACTTCTACCTACAATGCCGACGGCAATGTGATATCTGGAAGTACTGACTCTAATAATAATGACGGCAAAGTTGACTCTACCGTATCTTTGACCTACGACGCCAACAGTAACCTTATATCATACAGCACTGACTCTAATAATGATAGTAAAGTTGACTCTGTAACTATCTATAGTTACGATGCCAACGGCAATCGTACATCTGAAAGCCAGGACTCCAATGCCGACGGGACAGTTGACTATGTGTATAACACCATCTATGATCGCACAGTCACAACTCAAGACACCGACGGTGATGGCACGGCTGATGCAGTTACTACTTATAAATACAATGCTAAAGGTCAGCTGATATCTGAGCAGACTGACAACAATAAAGATGGCATCATTGACGCATTCACTGCATACAGATATGATGCTGGCGGCAAACTAACGACTAAAAGATTTGACGCAGGTAACGACGGCACTATTGATACAGTTACTACTTATGGTTACGATGCCAACGGCAAGCTAATATCTGAACAGTTCGACAGCAAAATTGATGGACTCAGTGATACGTTGACTACCTATGCCTACAATGCCTTGGGTAATTTGGCAACTAAGACTGTTGATGCTGGGATTGTTGATGGTCAACTTGTTTCAGTCACTACCTACAACTACGATACTACTGGCAAACTGATATCTGAGAAGATTGACGAAAATAATGATGGTGTCACTGATACGCTTGTCAGCTACATCTATGGTGACAAAGGTAGACTCGTAGCCAAGACCATTGATGATAATGCAGTAGAGGGTTTGACCCTGAATGGTAGCAGTGGTAATGATGAGTTGATTGGTGATGCTGGCAATGACCAAATCTCTGGTGGTGACGGAAATGATGAACTGTTGGGATTAGCTGGTAACGACAAAATTTTTGGTGGCAATGGGAATGATGATTTAGTCGGATTTGATGGCTATGACCAACTTGTTGGTGGCAATGGTAATGATCAACTTTCAGGATTTGATGGCAATGACCAACTTAAGGGAGGCAATGGCAGTGATACTCTCATCGGCGGGGAAGGTGGAGATATTCTGACTGGTGGAAATCGTAGTGATAGGTTTGTGTTTGAGAATTTAACAGATTCCTTATTGTCTAATTTTGATGCAATTACAGACTTGAAGATTGGTATAGACATTATTGATGCACCAAATGCTGTAAATGCTTTAAATGTTGAGCAATTTGGCACTATTAGAACTCTAAATGAGTCCAAAATCCAAACCTTGCTAGACACAACTAGTTTTGTTGCTAATCAAGCAGCGACGTTTACTCTCGGTGTAGCTACACATCCTGATCTTGGACTACGAACTTTCTTAGCTGTTAATGATTCTACCAACGGATTTGACGCCAAAACTGACAGCATCATTGAGATCACTGGTTACAGCGGTAATTTAGGTGCATTGTCGATTGTTTAA
- the chlP gene encoding geranylgeranyl reductase translates to MTLRVAVIGSGPAGSSAAETLAKAGIETYLFERKLDNAKPCGGAIPLCMVGEFDLPPEIIDRRVRKMKMISPSNREVDINLLNEDEYIGMCRREVLDGFLRNRAAKLGANLINATVHKLDIPTNNSDPYTIHYVDHTEGGAQGIAKTLKVDLIIGADGANSRVAKEMDAGDYNYAIAFQERIRLPEDKMAYYNDLAEMYVGDDVSTDFYAWVFPKYDHVAVGTGTMHVNKASIKQLQAGIRARASEKLAGGKIIKVEAHPIPEHPRPRRVVGRIALVGDAAGYVTKSSGEGIYFAAKSGRMCAETIVEASNSGNRIPTEDDLKIYLKRWDKKYGLTYKVLDILQSVFYRSDATREAFVEMCGDLDVQKLTFDSYLYKTVVPANPITQLKITAKTIGSLIRGNALAP, encoded by the coding sequence TTGACACTACGGGTTGCTGTTATTGGGTCAGGCCCTGCTGGTTCATCTGCCGCTGAAACACTGGCAAAAGCTGGGATTGAAACCTACCTGTTTGAGCGGAAGCTAGACAATGCTAAGCCCTGTGGGGGTGCTATTCCCCTGTGTATGGTGGGTGAGTTTGACCTACCACCAGAGATTATCGATCGCCGCGTGCGGAAGATGAAAATGATTTCGCCTTCCAATCGTGAGGTTGATATCAATCTGTTAAATGAAGACGAATATATTGGAATGTGTCGCCGTGAGGTGCTGGATGGTTTCTTGAGAAATCGTGCAGCAAAACTAGGTGCAAATTTAATTAATGCCACTGTTCATAAACTCGATATACCCACAAACAATAGCGACCCTTATACCATCCATTACGTTGACCACACTGAAGGTGGCGCACAGGGGATTGCCAAAACCCTGAAAGTGGATCTAATTATTGGGGCAGATGGGGCAAATTCCCGCGTTGCTAAAGAAATGGATGCAGGGGATTATAATTATGCGATCGCTTTTCAAGAGCGGATTCGCTTACCCGAAGACAAGATGGCATACTATAACGACCTCGCCGAGATGTACGTCGGCGATGACGTTTCTACTGACTTCTACGCTTGGGTTTTCCCCAAATATGACCACGTAGCTGTGGGTACTGGCACGATGCACGTCAATAAAGCCAGCATCAAACAGTTACAAGCCGGAATTCGCGCCCGTGCTTCCGAGAAGTTGGCAGGCGGTAAAATCATCAAAGTAGAAGCGCACCCTATTCCTGAACATCCCCGTCCTCGTCGCGTTGTTGGTCGCATCGCTTTGGTGGGAGATGCTGCTGGTTATGTTACCAAATCCTCTGGTGAAGGCATTTACTTTGCCGCTAAGTCTGGGCGGATGTGTGCCGAAACAATTGTGGAGGCGTCTAACAGTGGAAACCGTATTCCTACAGAAGATGACCTCAAAATTTATCTGAAGCGTTGGGATAAAAAATACGGACTCACTTACAAGGTGCTGGACATCCTGCAAAGCGTATTCTATCGTTCTGACGCCACCCGCGAGGCGTTTGTAGAAATGTGCGGCGACCTTGATGTACAAAAGCTGACATTCGATAGCTATCTATATAAGACGGTTGTCCCAGCTAATCCTATTACTCAACTAAAAATTACTGCCAAAACTATTGGTAGCTTAATTCGAGGTAATGCACTTGCTCCTTAA
- a CDS encoding alpha/beta hydrolase has product MCDRKKIVLSWAALLLSFTSLFISSWIIIPAPNMFLLNLAVGAPEVSPWLFGLNLFSLLLCFFCIRQRQLQRLTCIVSLIGLLICALVLVNIPSTQIQMSEAMKRGLGQDYLDKIPVLASAKMQPSPFVLANTLQGISSGKTRHQSGILFAMPAGVPLKIEVYQPPKVGKYPALVVIYGGAWQYGTPHANREFNQYMASHGYTVFAIDYRHAPQYRFPAQLDDVNTALNFIRQHASEYEADPQRMILLGRSAGAHLAMLAAYQSDAPPIRAVVSYYGPVDLTQGYKSPPYPDPINTRAVLKRFIGGSVEEFPHEYQIASPINYVTHSLPPTLLVYGSRDHLVEARYGRQMYQRLHDSENTAVFLEIPWAEHAFDAIFNGVSNQLALYHTERFLAWALSN; this is encoded by the coding sequence ATGTGTGATAGAAAGAAAATAGTTTTGTCATGGGCTGCATTATTACTAAGTTTTACTAGCTTATTTATCAGTTCTTGGATTATTATTCCTGCTCCCAATATGTTTTTACTCAATTTAGCAGTGGGAGCGCCAGAAGTCAGTCCCTGGTTATTTGGATTAAATCTATTTTCTTTGTTGCTTTGTTTTTTCTGCATACGTCAGCGTCAACTACAGCGCCTAACCTGTATTGTCAGCTTAATCGGATTGTTAATTTGTGCGTTAGTGCTAGTGAATATACCATCGACTCAAATACAGATGTCGGAAGCGATGAAACGGGGGTTAGGTCAAGATTATTTAGATAAAATTCCAGTACTAGCAAGCGCCAAAATGCAACCCAGTCCTTTTGTTTTAGCTAATACTTTGCAGGGCATTTCATCAGGTAAAACGCGTCATCAATCAGGTATTTTGTTTGCTATGCCTGCGGGAGTACCTTTAAAAATAGAAGTTTATCAACCGCCAAAAGTAGGTAAATATCCAGCGTTGGTGGTGATTTATGGTGGAGCTTGGCAATATGGTACTCCTCACGCCAATCGTGAGTTTAATCAGTATATGGCAAGTCATGGGTATACAGTATTTGCCATTGATTATCGACACGCACCTCAATATCGATTTCCAGCTCAGTTAGATGACGTGAATACAGCCCTCAATTTTATTCGCCAACACGCAAGTGAATATGAAGCTGATCCACAACGTATGATTTTATTAGGACGCTCTGCGGGAGCGCACTTGGCAATGTTAGCGGCTTATCAATCAGATGCACCTCCTATCCGTGCTGTAGTAAGCTATTATGGGCCTGTTGATTTAACTCAAGGATACAAATCACCGCCATATCCTGATCCGATTAACACTCGCGCTGTTTTAAAAAGGTTTATAGGTGGTTCTGTAGAAGAATTCCCTCATGAGTATCAAATCGCTTCACCGATAAATTATGTCACCCACTCTTTACCACCAACTTTATTAGTTTACGGCAGTCGTGATCATTTGGTAGAAGCCCGATATGGCAGACAAATGTATCAACGTTTACATGACTCTGAAAATACTGCTGTTTTCCTAGAAATTCCTTGGGCAGAACACGCTTTTGATGCTATTTTCAACGGTGTCAGCAATCAATTAGCCTTATATCATACTGAAAGGTTTCTGGCTTGGGCATTGTCCAACTAA
- the arfB gene encoding alternative ribosome rescue aminoacyl-tRNA hydrolase ArfB, translating to MLQISNKIIIPDTDIEISAIRSQGAGGQNVNKVSTAIHLRFKIETSSLPTFYKEQLLKLNDRRINQEGVVVIKAQEHRSQEKNREEALKRLQELIKSAVILPQKRKPTKPTRNSQKKRLDHKTKHGQIKSNRNQVTDY from the coding sequence ATGCTGCAAATTTCTAACAAAATTATCATCCCCGATACAGACATAGAAATAAGTGCGATTCGCTCTCAAGGAGCGGGAGGTCAAAACGTTAACAAGGTTTCTACAGCTATCCACTTACGCTTTAAAATCGAGACTTCATCATTACCCACTTTCTATAAAGAGCAGCTTTTGAAGCTAAATGACCGACGCATTAATCAGGAAGGAGTCGTTGTAATCAAAGCCCAGGAACACCGAAGCCAGGAGAAGAACCGAGAGGAAGCGTTAAAACGGCTCCAAGAACTCATCAAAAGTGCAGTAATACTGCCCCAAAAGCGCAAACCGACTAAACCAACTCGTAACTCTCAGAAAAAGCGCCTTGACCACAAAACTAAACATGGACAGATTAAATCCAACAGAAACCAAGTCACGGATTATTAA
- a CDS encoding 2TM domain-containing protein: MTAFEPNSIRSYSQEDVQQILQFAIARQADDKDTEFSYQQLLEIAAELEISPESLNLAERDWQAQHSQMQSRKAFDAHRLRKFKKRLSNYAIVNGFLMLVDLVGGGGVSWSLYILLFCGLPAGLDFWNTFQTKGEEYEMAFQKWNRNHQIKQTISTVLNRWFKALQT; encoded by the coding sequence ATGACGGCGTTTGAACCTAACAGCATCCGTTCTTATAGCCAAGAAGATGTACAGCAAATTTTGCAATTTGCGATCGCCCGTCAAGCTGACGACAAAGACACAGAATTTTCTTATCAGCAACTGTTAGAAATCGCTGCTGAGTTAGAAATTTCTCCAGAGTCTCTGAATTTAGCAGAACGTGACTGGCAAGCACAACACAGCCAGATGCAAAGCCGGAAAGCTTTTGATGCCCACCGCCTCAGAAAATTTAAGAAACGTCTAAGTAATTATGCAATTGTTAATGGTTTTTTGATGCTCGTCGATTTAGTCGGTGGTGGCGGTGTTTCTTGGTCGCTGTATATTTTGCTATTTTGCGGATTACCAGCAGGGCTTGACTTCTGGAATACCTTTCAAACAAAAGGTGAAGAGTACGAAATGGCATTCCAGAAGTGGAACCGTAACCATCAAATTAAACAAACTATTAGCACAGTTTTGAATAGGTGGTTCAAAGCTTTGCAAACTTAA
- a CDS encoding creatininase family protein has protein sequence MHSFIPPERFFPYLAWTDIQAMPDKENVVIIQPVGAIEQHGPHLPLIVDAAIGVGVLGKALEKLDTRIPAYALPTLYYGKSNEHWDFPGTITLSTATLTAIIMEVGESIYRAGFRKLVLMNSHGGQPQVMQLAARDLHVKYNDFLVFPLFTWRVPNITKELLTPKEAQLGMHAGDAETSIMLTILPEQVKLEKAVAEYPPEQEESSLLSWEGKLPVAWVTRDISKSGVIGDATTATKEKGDRILESVANGWVEVIQDIYAFRQPKSH, from the coding sequence ATGCACAGCTTTATTCCCCCAGAACGCTTTTTTCCCTACCTCGCTTGGACTGATATCCAAGCTATGCCAGATAAGGAAAATGTGGTAATCATCCAACCAGTAGGGGCAATTGAGCAACATGGCCCACATCTGCCGTTGATTGTGGATGCTGCTATTGGTGTTGGGGTACTAGGAAAAGCTCTAGAAAAGCTGGACACGAGGATTCCCGCCTATGCCTTACCAACTCTTTATTATGGTAAATCTAATGAACATTGGGATTTTCCCGGTACAATTACCCTGAGTACGGCAACTCTCACGGCAATCATTATGGAGGTGGGAGAAAGCATCTATCGTGCTGGATTTAGAAAATTGGTGTTAATGAACTCCCACGGTGGACAACCCCAAGTAATGCAGCTAGCCGCGCGGGATTTGCACGTTAAGTATAATGATTTTTTGGTGTTTCCGCTGTTTACTTGGCGTGTGCCTAATATTACTAAAGAATTATTGACTCCAAAAGAGGCACAGTTAGGAATGCACGCTGGAGATGCAGAAACTAGCATTATGCTCACAATTTTGCCAGAACAAGTAAAGCTGGAAAAAGCTGTTGCTGAATATCCACCAGAACAGGAAGAAAGTAGTTTGCTAAGTTGGGAGGGTAAGTTACCCGTGGCTTGGGTAACGCGGGATATTAGTAAAAGTGGCGTGATTGGCGACGCGACAACCGCAACTAAAGAAAAAGGCGATCGCATCCTCGAATCTGTTGCTAACGGTTGGGTAGAAGTCATTCAAGATATTTACGCCTTTCGACAACCAAAATCACATTAG
- a CDS encoding ROK family protein: MVEENGSIRTLSIDIGGSGVKAMVLDITGNPLTERARLDTPQPATPEVVINAIVVLAAAQGEFHRVSVGFPGVVRSGVTETAVNLHQDWIGFDLETVLSKRLDKPVRVINDADMQGLGAIAGKGVELVITLGTGFGSALFVDGKLVPNMEMGHHPFRKGETFEEQLGRAELEKIGEKRWNRRLEKAIASLQRLFNYDYLYIGGGEAVRVNLQLPLNVKLIPNITGLLGGIALWRN, encoded by the coding sequence ATGGTTGAAGAAAATGGATCGATTCGCACCCTATCGATTGACATTGGCGGTAGTGGGGTGAAAGCTATGGTTTTGGATATCACGGGAAATCCTTTGACAGAAAGGGCGCGTTTGGATACTCCTCAACCTGCTACACCAGAGGTTGTGATTAATGCAATTGTCGTTTTAGCAGCAGCTCAAGGTGAATTTCATCGCGTTTCGGTAGGTTTTCCTGGTGTGGTACGGTCTGGAGTTACAGAAACAGCGGTAAACTTACATCAAGATTGGATCGGGTTTGATTTGGAAACAGTATTGTCAAAACGCTTAGACAAACCTGTACGGGTGATTAATGATGCAGATATGCAAGGGCTAGGAGCGATCGCAGGTAAAGGTGTGGAATTAGTTATTACTTTAGGTACAGGGTTTGGTTCGGCTTTGTTTGTGGATGGTAAACTCGTGCCGAACATGGAAATGGGACATCATCCCTTTCGCAAAGGAGAGACTTTCGAGGAACAACTAGGGCGTGCAGAGTTAGAAAAAATTGGTGAGAAAAGATGGAACAGGCGTTTAGAAAAAGCGATCGCATCTTTGCAACGTCTGTTCAATTATGATTACCTTTACATAGGCGGTGGTGAAGCCGTCAGAGTGAATCTCCAGCTACCGTTAAATGTAAAACTCATCCCTAATATCACTGGTTTATTAGGCGGTATTGCTTTGTGGCGAAATTAG
- a CDS encoding SDR family oxidoreductase has product MQLKPINQQVVVIVGASSGIGRETAEKFARRGAKVVVAARSEPGLKSLVEEIRSFGGEAIAVVADVSDFQQVKAIADKAVAEYGRLDTWVHAAATGVIAPFEKITPEEFQRVINVTLMGQVHGAMAALPYLKQEGRGALIHISSMEGRRSLPLQSPYSSAKHGLEGFLDALRVELQYQKWPISVTSILPATINTPFYNKVGTKLGVKPTGIPPYYQPSIVADAILYAAEHPTRDYVVGDAGKVLDLLQRISPPLADALLQAIAIPGQYTSEPKSEDGPNNVFGTAIPEYDRVEGDFKHLTIPSFLEWLDRNPPLKWGTLGLAALGFAAILGGWRPGNDV; this is encoded by the coding sequence ATGCAATTGAAGCCAATTAATCAGCAGGTAGTAGTCATCGTTGGGGCTTCCAGCGGTATCGGGCGGGAGACGGCAGAGAAGTTTGCCCGACGCGGTGCAAAGGTAGTAGTTGCAGCACGCAGCGAACCAGGGCTGAAGTCGTTAGTAGAAGAAATCCGCAGCTTTGGCGGTGAAGCGATCGCAGTTGTGGCGGATGTGAGTGATTTTCAGCAGGTAAAGGCGATCGCAGATAAAGCCGTAGCAGAATATGGACGGTTAGATACTTGGGTTCATGCTGCTGCTACAGGTGTAATTGCACCTTTTGAGAAAATTACACCAGAAGAGTTTCAGCGTGTAATTAATGTCACGTTAATGGGACAAGTACACGGTGCAATGGCAGCGCTCCCTTATCTTAAACAAGAGGGACGTGGGGCATTAATTCATATTTCCTCAATGGAAGGTAGGCGCAGTTTGCCGCTGCAAAGTCCTTATTCTTCTGCAAAACATGGCTTAGAAGGTTTCTTGGATGCGTTGCGTGTGGAGTTGCAATACCAAAAATGGCCTATCAGCGTCACCTCAATATTGCCTGCAACAATCAACACTCCTTTTTACAATAAAGTTGGCACTAAGCTAGGGGTAAAACCGACCGGAATACCACCGTATTATCAACCCAGCATAGTTGCTGATGCCATTCTCTATGCTGCTGAACACCCCACGCGCGATTATGTCGTCGGGGATGCAGGCAAAGTGTTAGATTTGCTGCAACGCATTTCGCCTCCCCTAGCGGATGCACTGTTACAAGCGATCGCTATTCCAGGACAGTATACCAGTGAGCCAAAATCAGAGGACGGGCCAAATAATGTTTTTGGTACAGCAATTCCCGAATATGACCGTGTTGAAGGAGATTTTAAACACTTAACAATACCCAGTTTCTTAGAGTGGTTGGATAGGAATCCGCCGCTGAAGTGGGGGACGTTAGGGTTAGCAGCGTTGGGTTTTGCGGCGATTCTTGGGGGGTGGCGTCCGGGGAATGATGTTTGA